In Streptobacillus canis, a genomic segment contains:
- a CDS encoding MFS transporter yields MLNPKIISSIFMIIIILYLIYHLTKKYGLSKKQIIIFWILVLFWSSVSIIRAYRKAYAVDPVEVGGLGLNLALATQITAAYGLISFILRLPLFFISDMLDRKKLFIQLGMMFMIVASISVYFKPNYNTLYLSSLSMGACASMLAIFNVIFSETFAKEQAAVSTSILASAPLLAEFIAAPVQYIGTANEIKDYSLLWLISTFIAIITLLLTTFISDIEHKKIPFSFEKVKKVISNKAFIYICIIAFLQSFVKFATSGPNMIVYNKSIGMIPLLLAYNDTMFAAPQLIASILVGTYFIKKYSIERVLQFGILSSIFFYIIVIITNNPNLVFMAYIFNGFGYGLIYTSLISIALQYFDKEFRNISMGLFQAFFSAGIYFGDSIHKIIPLKFPNGLFGIEINKTIFIITLILSLTGILLCQISLLIFKNKNT; encoded by the coding sequence ATGTTAAATCCAAAAATTATATCATCTATTTTTATGATAATTATCATTTTATACCTGATATATCACTTAACTAAAAAATATGGATTATCAAAAAAACAAATTATAATATTCTGGATATTAGTTTTATTTTGGTCTAGTGTAAGTATAATCAGAGCATATAGAAAAGCATATGCAGTAGATCCTGTAGAAGTAGGTGGATTAGGTTTAAATCTAGCTCTTGCTACACAAATTACTGCAGCTTATGGTCTTATTAGTTTTATACTTAGACTACCTTTATTTTTTATTAGTGATATGTTGGATAGAAAAAAGTTATTTATTCAGTTAGGTATGATGTTTATGATAGTAGCTTCAATATCAGTATATTTTAAGCCAAATTATAACACATTATATTTATCATCACTTTCAATGGGAGCATGTGCTTCTATGCTTGCAATATTTAATGTTATTTTTTCGGAAACATTTGCTAAAGAACAAGCTGCTGTATCAACATCTATACTTGCATCAGCTCCACTACTTGCAGAATTTATTGCAGCTCCTGTACAATATATTGGTACAGCTAATGAAATAAAAGATTATTCATTATTATGGTTAATTTCAACATTTATAGCTATAATAACGCTATTATTAACAACATTTATTAGTGATATAGAACATAAAAAAATACCTTTTTCTTTTGAAAAGGTAAAAAAAGTAATTTCAAATAAAGCATTCATATACATTTGTATTATTGCTTTCTTACAATCTTTTGTTAAATTTGCTACTAGTGGGCCAAATATGATAGTTTATAACAAGAGTATAGGTATGATTCCTTTACTATTAGCATATAATGATACAATGTTTGCAGCACCTCAACTAATAGCTAGTATTCTTGTTGGAACATACTTTATTAAAAAATATTCTATAGAAAGAGTACTGCAATTTGGTATATTATCAAGCATATTTTTCTATATTATAGTTATAATTACTAATAATCCTAATTTAGTTTTTATGGCATATATTTTCAATGGATTTGGATACGGATTAATATATACTTCATTAATTTCTATTGCTTTACAATATTTTGATAAAGAATTTAGGAATATTAGTATGGGATTATTTCAAGCTTTCTTTTCTGCTGGAATATACTTCGGAGATAGTATACACAAAATAATACCTTTAAAATTTCCGAATGGATTATTTGGAATTGAAATTAATAAAACTATTTTCATAATAACTTTAATTTTATCTCTAACAGGTATATTATTATGCCAAATTAGTTTATTAATATTTAAAAATAAAAACACCTGA
- the recG gene encoding ATP-dependent DNA helicase RecG: protein MYSKIYDSLEEFDLKTLKSDKKKTKIKALEKLGIHSLYDLVYFFPRTYENKAKFKPISTLIDGENAIIEGKILTISNAFFSKRKMTKVLFTDDEGVIELVWFNSPYISRALEVGMELRITGKIRRGRSLQIVNPSYTKINDRNRAVALNEEDKLDSVYPLSSGIDQKNMKKIVEEALRKYLFLFEENLPQKYILDNKLMSRTKAIVNIHFPRDNHMYEEAKRRILYEEALILEMKILKNRYNENMKNSNLYFLDDNKDLVKQYISGLKFELTKDQKKIIGEIYKELNNGKVINRLIQGDVGSGKTIISLILLLYMAENNYQGVIMAPTEILATQHYLEVVKEFEKLNIHVGLLTGSVKGKKKEKLYKDVENGKIDILIGTHSLLEDNLKFNKLGLIIIDEQHKFGVDQRNKIRDKGIYSNLIVMSATPIPRSLALTIYGDLDVSVLTTMPLGRKPIKTKWIKNSKEEKAMYEFIDKKIKEGRQVYVVSPLIEQSDKLNISSAVETYEQYCEKFSNYKVGLLHGKIKAKEKDEIMNEFKKGRIDILVSTTVVEVGVNVPNSSIIVILNSERFGLSSLHQLRGRVGRGEHASYCFLISETKNDVSQKRLQVMEGTLDGFKIAEEDLKLRDTGEIFGLKQSGISELKLLDIVTNIKEISIAKEFTNKYLYNNFGLIRDENLKTDVEKIYVK from the coding sequence ATGTATTCAAAAATATATGATTCGCTTGAGGAATTTGATTTAAAAACTCTAAAAAGTGATAAGAAAAAAACTAAAATTAAAGCACTAGAAAAGTTAGGAATACACAGTCTTTATGACTTAGTGTATTTTTTTCCACGTACTTATGAAAATAAGGCAAAGTTTAAACCAATATCAACATTGATAGATGGTGAAAATGCGATAATAGAAGGGAAAATACTGACAATATCTAATGCTTTTTTTAGTAAAAGAAAAATGACTAAAGTATTATTTACAGATGATGAAGGTGTAATTGAATTAGTTTGGTTTAATTCTCCATATATTTCTAGAGCACTTGAGGTAGGAATGGAATTAAGGATTACAGGAAAAATTAGAAGAGGAAGAAGTTTACAAATTGTAAATCCAAGCTACACAAAAATTAACGATAGAAATAGAGCTGTAGCTTTAAACGAAGAAGATAAATTAGATTCGGTTTACCCTTTAAGTAGTGGAATAGATCAAAAGAATATGAAAAAAATTGTTGAAGAAGCACTTAGAAAATATTTGTTTCTTTTTGAGGAGAACTTACCACAAAAATATATTTTAGATAATAAGCTAATGAGTAGAACTAAAGCTATAGTTAATATTCATTTTCCGAGAGATAATCATATGTATGAAGAAGCTAAAAGAAGAATACTCTATGAAGAGGCATTGATACTTGAGATGAAAATTTTAAAGAATAGATACAATGAAAATATGAAAAATTCTAATTTATATTTTTTAGATGATAATAAAGATTTAGTAAAACAATATATTTCAGGGCTAAAGTTTGAATTAACTAAAGATCAAAAAAAGATTATTGGAGAGATATATAAGGAATTAAATAATGGTAAGGTTATAAATAGATTAATTCAAGGAGATGTAGGTTCAGGTAAGACAATCATATCTTTAATACTGTTACTATATATGGCAGAAAATAATTATCAAGGTGTAATTATGGCACCTACTGAAATACTTGCAACACAACATTATTTAGAAGTTGTTAAAGAGTTTGAAAAATTAAATATCCATGTAGGATTATTAACTGGCTCAGTAAAAGGAAAGAAAAAAGAAAAATTATATAAAGATGTAGAAAATGGAAAAATTGATATTTTAATTGGAACTCATTCATTGCTTGAAGATAATTTGAAGTTCAATAAACTTGGATTAATAATAATAGATGAACAACATAAATTTGGTGTTGATCAAAGAAATAAGATAAGAGATAAAGGAATATATTCTAACTTAATAGTAATGAGTGCAACACCTATTCCAAGGTCATTAGCATTAACGATTTATGGAGATTTAGATGTATCTGTATTAACTACAATGCCACTTGGAAGAAAACCAATTAAAACTAAATGGATAAAAAATTCTAAAGAAGAAAAAGCAATGTATGAGTTTATTGATAAGAAAATTAAAGAAGGAAGACAAGTATATGTTGTCTCTCCTTTAATTGAACAGAGTGATAAATTAAATATTTCTTCAGCAGTAGAAACATATGAACAATATTGTGAAAAATTCTCTAACTATAAGGTAGGTCTTTTACATGGAAAAATTAAAGCAAAAGAAAAAGATGAAATAATGAATGAATTTAAAAAAGGAAGAATAGATATATTAGTTTCTACAACAGTTGTTGAAGTGGGAGTTAATGTACCTAATTCAAGTATAATAGTAATATTAAATTCAGAAAGATTTGGACTTTCATCATTACATCAATTAAGAGGTAGAGTAGGAAGAGGAGAACATGCTTCATATTGTTTCTTAATTTCTGAAACAAAAAATGATGTGAGTCAAAAAAGATTACAAGTAATGGAAGGTACTTTGGACGGATTTAAAATAGCTGAAGAAGATTTAAAGTTAAGAGATACAGGAGAAATATTTGGATTAAAACAAAGTGGGATATCAGAACTTAAATTACTGGATATAGTTACTAACATTAAAGAAATATCAATAGCTAAAGAATTTACAAATAAATATTTATATAATAATTTTGGATTAATAAGAGATGAAAATTTAAAAACTGATGTTGAAAAAATATACGTCAAATAA
- a CDS encoding oligopeptide ABC transporter substrate-binding protein yields the protein MKKILSAGLILASLGLLISCTPRKSKSEKVQEVNLNFPMEYKNDAAVVEGATYTIGMVTSSPFKGIFSPVHYQDNLDGNIIQLTNEEIIWKNEDFELLNVEGGMATLSLDTEKNEIIIKFREGLKWSDGHPMGVDDLIYTYEVIGHPDYNGVRFSQEDHYSIIGMKEYNEGKAATISGLEKVSDTELRIHVTEISSKVVTGGGQLGGVSQLMPKHYLSEIPVKDLESSDKIRKHPLSNGQFVIKNIIPGESVELVPNEHYYLGKSTLEKVIVKTLTPQLAVEAIKNGDFFTYWDLPGDSYEKYKELDNLVVLGRPDLYLQYLGFNLGHFDQEKNQNVMDRETPLQDIKVRQALSYALNIDEVAQAYYNGLRQRANGQTPPIFKKYYDSSLEGYPYNPEKAKELLKEAGYEDTNNDGIVDKDGKNLELYFATMAGSDVAEPISQAFLQYWKEIGVNVTLTTGRLLDFNLFYDKVQANEDDIDIYMAAWGVGTSLDPASSKGRSAQFNMTRFVSEENDKLLAAISDPKGISDPTYKADAYKAWQKYYVEQAVEVPIMFRYKVTPINKNIKQENLYTDSARSTFPIEVVDSMPLKATK from the coding sequence ATGAAAAAAATATTATCAGCAGGATTGATACTAGCATCTTTAGGATTGTTAATATCATGTACACCTAGGAAATCAAAATCAGAAAAAGTTCAAGAAGTTAATTTAAATTTCCCTATGGAATATAAAAATGATGCAGCAGTAGTAGAAGGAGCAACTTATACTATAGGTATGGTTACATCTTCACCATTTAAAGGAATATTTTCTCCAGTACATTATCAAGATAATTTAGATGGAAATATAATCCAATTAACAAATGAAGAAATTATATGGAAAAATGAAGATTTTGAATTATTAAACGTTGAAGGTGGAATGGCAACATTATCATTAGATACAGAAAAAAATGAAATTATTATTAAATTTAGAGAAGGATTAAAATGGTCAGATGGACACCCAATGGGAGTAGATGATTTAATTTATACATATGAAGTAATTGGACATCCAGATTATAATGGTGTAAGATTTTCTCAAGAAGATCATTATTCGATTATAGGAATGAAAGAATATAATGAAGGAAAAGCTGCTACAATTTCAGGTTTAGAAAAAGTTTCTGATACAGAGTTAAGAATACATGTAACTGAAATTAGTTCAAAAGTAGTTACAGGTGGAGGACAATTAGGTGGAGTTTCTCAATTAATGCCTAAACATTACTTATCAGAAATACCAGTTAAAGATTTAGAATCATCTGATAAAATTAGAAAACATCCTTTATCAAATGGACAATTTGTAATTAAAAATATAATTCCTGGAGAATCAGTAGAATTAGTTCCAAATGAACACTACTATTTAGGAAAATCAACTCTAGAAAAAGTTATAGTTAAAACATTAACGCCACAATTAGCAGTTGAAGCAATTAAAAATGGAGATTTCTTCACATACTGGGATTTACCAGGAGATTCTTATGAAAAATATAAAGAATTAGATAACTTAGTAGTATTAGGAAGACCCGACTTATATTTACAATATTTAGGATTTAATTTAGGACATTTTGACCAAGAGAAAAATCAAAACGTTATGGATAGAGAAACTCCATTACAAGACATAAAAGTTAGACAAGCATTATCTTATGCATTAAATATTGATGAAGTTGCACAAGCATATTACAATGGGTTAAGACAAAGAGCAAATGGACAAACACCACCTATATTTAAAAAATATTATGATTCTTCATTAGAAGGATATCCATATAACCCTGAAAAGGCAAAAGAATTATTAAAAGAAGCAGGATATGAAGATACAAATAATGATGGAATTGTAGATAAAGATGGTAAAAACTTAGAATTATATTTTGCAACTATGGCTGGATCAGATGTTGCTGAACCAATTTCACAAGCATTCTTACAATACTGGAAAGAAATAGGAGTTAATGTTACATTAACTACTGGAAGATTATTAGACTTTAATTTATTCTATGATAAAGTACAAGCTAATGAAGATGATATAGACATTTATATGGCAGCATGGGGAGTAGGAACTTCATTAGATCCAGCTTCTTCTAAAGGAAGAAGTGCTCAATTTAATATGACTCGTTTCGTAAGTGAAGAAAATGATAAATTATTAGCGGCAATTTCAGATCCTAAAGGAATCTCAGATCCTACATATAAAGCAGATGCATATAAAGCATGGCAAAAATATTATGTAGAACAAGCTGTAGAGGTGCCTATAATGTTCAGATATAAAGTTACACCAATTAACAAAAACATTAAACAAGAAAATTTATATACAGATTCTGCAAGATCAACTTTCCCAATTGAAGTTGTAGATTCTATGCCTTTAAAAGCAACTAAATAA
- the recA gene encoding recombinase RecA, with the protein MAKKENVTVNEDKLKGLKIALDQITKEYGEGSIMKLGENKKMDVKAISTGSINIDLALGIGGVPRGRIIEVYGAESSGKTTIALHIIAQAQKNGGLAAFIDAEHALDPVYAKALGVDVDELLISQPDTGEQALDIADTLVRSGAVDVVVVDSVAALVPKAEIEGEMSDQQMGLQARLMSKALRKLTSSISKSDTVMIFINQIREKIGGFSFTPGVQTTTSGGRALKFFSSVRMEIKKGLSIKQGEEVIGTETIAKITKNKVAPPHKEAKFAILYGKGISHITEVFDLALEFDICKKSGSWFSFGTEKLGQGKVNVENLLAENPELFTKIEEEVMAKLNDPEFLRSKKR; encoded by the coding sequence ATGGCTAAAAAAGAAAATGTTACAGTAAATGAAGATAAACTTAAAGGACTTAAAATTGCATTAGACCAAATTACTAAGGAATATGGTGAAGGTTCTATAATGAAACTTGGTGAAAACAAGAAAATGGACGTTAAAGCTATTTCTACTGGAAGTATAAATATAGATTTAGCTTTAGGTATAGGTGGAGTACCAAGAGGAAGAATTATTGAAGTTTATGGTGCTGAATCTTCGGGTAAAACAACTATTGCGTTACATATTATTGCACAAGCACAAAAAAATGGTGGTCTTGCTGCATTTATAGATGCTGAACATGCACTTGATCCAGTATATGCAAAAGCATTAGGAGTAGATGTTGATGAATTATTAATATCACAACCTGATACTGGGGAACAAGCTTTAGATATTGCAGATACTTTAGTAAGAAGTGGTGCAGTTGATGTTGTTGTAGTGGATTCAGTTGCTGCATTAGTTCCTAAAGCTGAAATTGAAGGAGAAATGTCTGATCAACAAATGGGTCTTCAAGCAAGACTTATGTCTAAAGCTTTAAGAAAGTTGACTTCAAGTATTTCTAAATCAGATACTGTAATGATATTTATTAACCAAATAAGAGAGAAAATTGGAGGATTTTCATTTACGCCAGGAGTTCAGACAACTACATCTGGAGGAAGAGCTTTAAAATTCTTCTCAAGTGTTAGAATGGAAATTAAAAAAGGTTTATCTATTAAACAAGGTGAAGAAGTAATAGGTACTGAAACTATTGCTAAGATAACTAAGAACAAAGTAGCACCTCCACATAAAGAGGCAAAATTTGCTATCTTATATGGTAAAGGTATTTCACATATAACAGAAGTATTTGATTTAGCTTTAGAATTCGATATATGTAAGAAGAGTGGTTCATGGTTTAGCTTTGGAACTGAAAAATTAGGACAAGGTAAAGTAAATGTTGAGAATTTACTTGCTGAAAATCCAGAGCTATTTACAAAAATAGAAGAAGAAGTAATGGCTAAATTAAATGATCCAGAATTTTTAAGATCAAAAAAAAGATAG
- a CDS encoding Nif3-like dinuclear metal center hexameric protein: MISLSKLIKGFEEIFPRDLAEEWDNVGLLVGDIRKKVNKIMLCLDITREAVDFAIQEKVDLIISHHPFIFKGQKKILADNIIGSKIIDVIKNDIAVYSAHTNVDAAKDGLNEYILEKMNLEGEMLEGDLIALRRFNLKEKISIEELANKIKDNLDIKNVRLSRAGDNRLVKKIAVTTGAGDSFIPLIRGKVDLFITGDLKHHISLDMGEENLHLLDIDHYGSEKMVVELFERKLREIDSELELIKFDSGEVFEYI, encoded by the coding sequence ATGATAAGCTTATCTAAACTTATTAAAGGGTTTGAAGAAATATTTCCAAGAGATTTAGCTGAAGAATGGGATAATGTTGGATTGCTAGTTGGAGATATTAGGAAAAAAGTAAATAAAATTATGCTTTGTTTAGATATTACAAGAGAAGCGGTAGATTTTGCAATTCAAGAAAAGGTTGATTTAATAATATCTCATCACCCTTTTATATTTAAAGGTCAAAAAAAGATACTTGCAGATAATATAATAGGATCAAAAATTATAGATGTAATTAAAAATGATATAGCTGTATATTCAGCACATACTAATGTTGATGCCGCAAAAGATGGATTAAATGAATACATCTTAGAGAAAATGAATCTTGAAGGAGAAATGTTAGAAGGAGATTTAATAGCTCTAAGAAGATTTAATTTAAAAGAAAAAATATCTATAGAAGAATTAGCAAATAAAATTAAAGATAATTTAGATATAAAAAATGTTAGATTAAGTAGAGCAGGGGATAATAGATTAGTTAAAAAGATAGCTGTTACTACAGGCGCAGGAGATTCATTTATACCATTAATTAGAGGTAAAGTAGATCTATTTATCACTGGAGATTTAAAACATCACATATCACTTGATATGGGAGAAGAAAATTTACACTTATTAGATATAGATCACTATGGAAGTGAAAAAATGGTTGTAGAACTATTTGAAAGAAAATTAAGAGAAATAGATAGTGAATTAGAATTAATAAAATTTGATTCTGGTGAGGTATTTGAATATATTTAA
- a CDS encoding oligopeptide ABC transporter substrate-binding protein, with protein MEKILSASLILASLGLLVSCGPGQAKSETGGDAGISLNFPIEYKSDGIVDETAEYKIGLIMSSPFKGVLSPLHYQDGYDSHLINLISEEIFWKNGDFEILESEGGVATLKLDLEKKQVIIKFKEGLKWSDGHPLGADDLIYTIEVLGHKDYTGIRYDESEHGQIVGMSEYHAGTADKISGITKVSDTEVVIQLKENNPKVVTGGGPLTSISQLLPKHYLSDVAMKDLESSDKLRKNPISYGKFVVKNVIPGEALELVPNEYYHLGKPKVSKVILKTLTPQLAAESMKQGEYHEYLEVPQDAYDKYINFDNLAVVGRPALYYSYLSFNLGHRDNEKKENIMDRDTPLQDINLRKAIAYAMNVDEAAKAFYNGLRSRANGQTPPIFKKFYDPTNTGYEYNPEKAKQLLEEAGYKDSDGDGFVDKDGKKLTLKFATMAGSDVAEPLAQFWLQNWKEVGIDVELTNGRLLEFQLFYEKVQANDDDIDIYAAAWGVGSSLDPAQTTSRNAEFNMNRFVSEENDKLLAAISDPKGLEDPNYKAEAYKAWHKYYLSQAVEIPLMFKYEVRPVNKAVKSYNLHTDDERALKFEGVIGAPVKASN; from the coding sequence ATGGAAAAAATATTATCAGCAAGTTTAATACTTGCAAGTTTAGGGTTACTAGTGTCGTGTGGACCTGGACAAGCTAAATCAGAAACAGGGGGAGATGCTGGAATAAGTTTAAATTTCCCGATAGAATACAAATCAGATGGAATAGTTGATGAAACAGCTGAATATAAAATCGGTTTAATTATGTCATCACCATTTAAAGGAGTTTTATCACCTTTACATTATCAAGATGGATATGATTCACATTTAATTAATTTAATAAGTGAAGAAATTTTCTGGAAAAATGGAGATTTTGAAATTTTAGAAAGTGAAGGTGGAGTAGCCACTTTAAAACTTGATTTAGAAAAAAAACAAGTAATTATTAAATTTAAAGAAGGGTTAAAATGGTCAGATGGTCATCCATTAGGAGCAGATGATTTAATTTATACAATAGAAGTTTTAGGACATAAAGATTATACTGGAATAAGATATGATGAATCAGAGCACGGACAAATAGTTGGTATGAGTGAGTATCATGCTGGAACTGCAGATAAAATTTCAGGAATAACAAAAGTATCTGATACTGAAGTAGTTATTCAATTAAAGGAAAATAATCCTAAAGTAGTAACGGGTGGTGGACCATTAACAAGTATTTCACAATTACTACCAAAACATTATTTATCAGATGTTGCTATGAAGGATTTAGAATCTTCAGATAAATTAAGAAAAAATCCTATTTCATATGGTAAATTTGTTGTTAAAAATGTTATTCCTGGAGAAGCATTAGAATTAGTTCCAAATGAATATTATCATTTAGGTAAGCCAAAAGTATCAAAAGTTATTTTAAAAACTTTAACTCCACAGCTTGCAGCAGAGAGTATGAAACAAGGAGAGTATCATGAGTATTTAGAAGTTCCACAAGATGCATATGATAAATATATAAATTTTGATAACCTAGCAGTAGTAGGAAGACCTGCTCTTTATTATTCATATTTAAGTTTTAATTTAGGGCATAGAGATAACGAGAAAAAAGAAAATATAATGGATAGAGATACACCATTACAGGATATTAATTTAAGAAAAGCAATTGCGTATGCAATGAATGTTGATGAGGCAGCAAAAGCATTTTATAATGGATTAAGATCAAGAGCAAATGGTCAAACACCACCTATATTTAAAAAATTCTATGATCCAACAAATACTGGATATGAATATAATCCTGAAAAAGCAAAACAATTATTAGAAGAAGCAGGGTATAAAGATAGTGATGGAGATGGATTTGTAGATAAAGATGGTAAGAAGTTAACATTAAAATTTGCTACTATGGCTGGTTCAGATGTTGCTGAACCTTTAGCACAATTTTGGTTACAAAATTGGAAAGAAGTTGGAATAGATGTTGAATTAACTAATGGAAGATTACTAGAATTCCAATTATTCTATGAAAAAGTACAAGCAAATGATGATGATATAGATATTTATGCAGCTGCATGGGGAGTAGGTTCTTCTTTAGATCCTGCACAAACTACTTCAAGAAATGCTGAATTTAATATGAATCGTTTCGTAAGTGAAGAAAATGATAAATTACTTGCTGCAATTTCAGATCCAAAAGGGTTAGAAGATCCTAACTATAAAGCAGAAGCATATAAAGCATGGCATAAGTATTATTTAAGTCAAGCAGTAGAAATACCTCTAATGTTTAAGTATGAAGTAAGACCAGTAAATAAAGCGGTTAAGAGCTATAATTTACATACTGATGATGAAAGAGCATTAAAATTTGAAGGTGTAATAGGAGCACCAGTAAAAGCGTCAAACTAA
- a CDS encoding regulatory protein RecX, whose product MKKIDKIIRNKIYMQDGEVIDINLDIKSMFKLKNNMDITDIYNDIIFESMKSKAIYLISIKDRTIFELKQKLKEKYSKENHDNISKVVDVLQSLNLLDDLSFAKKYININSKYGVNKLKSKLLTKGVNFENINKAVESIDLKDNQEYEIKKIMSKNIGIDRQKLFRKLINKGFEYQSILCCLNCEVDE is encoded by the coding sequence ATGAAAAAAATAGATAAGATAATAAGAAATAAGATATATATGCAAGATGGAGAAGTAATAGATATTAATTTAGATATTAAATCAATGTTTAAATTAAAAAACAATATGGATATTACAGATATTTATAATGATATAATATTTGAATCTATGAAATCTAAAGCTATATATCTTATTTCTATAAAAGATAGAACTATATTTGAATTAAAACAAAAGCTAAAAGAAAAATACTCTAAAGAAAATCATGATAATATATCAAAAGTAGTAGATGTATTACAAAGTTTAAATTTGCTTGATGATTTATCTTTTGCAAAAAAATATATAAATATTAACTCTAAATATGGTGTTAATAAGCTAAAATCTAAACTATTAACTAAAGGTGTTAATTTCGAAAATATTAATAAAGCAGTTGAATCAATAGATTTAAAAGATAATCAAGAATATGAGATAAAAAAAATAATGTCAAAGAATATAGGTATAGATAGACAAAAACTTTTTAGGAAATTAATAAATAAAGGTTTTGAATATCAAAGTATTTTATGTTGTTTAAATTGTGAGGTGGATGAATGA
- the rdgB gene encoding RdgB/HAM1 family non-canonical purine NTP pyrophosphatase, with amino-acid sequence MKIVLATKNEGKLEEFRAMFKDLNIEIVSEKEFNVGEVVEDGSTFEENSLIKAKTVSEISGLPAMADDSGLCIDALDGKPGIHTARWFTEYDSYDDRCKKMIEKVNEKNSTRDAKFVSVITLYFPNGETHVFRGETEGSISYELKGNLGHGYDPIFYSKDLKMNFGEAGIELKNTVSHRGRAFQKLREFFKNM; translated from the coding sequence ATGAAAATAGTGTTAGCAACTAAAAATGAGGGTAAACTAGAAGAATTTAGAGCTATGTTCAAAGATTTAAATATAGAAATAGTCTCTGAAAAAGAATTTAATGTAGGAGAAGTAGTTGAAGATGGTTCTACATTTGAGGAGAATTCTTTAATAAAAGCAAAAACAGTAAGTGAAATTTCAGGATTACCAGCAATGGCAGATGATTCTGGTTTATGCATAGATGCTTTAGATGGAAAGCCAGGTATACATACTGCTAGATGGTTTACTGAATATGATAGTTATGATGATAGATGTAAAAAAATGATAGAAAAAGTAAATGAAAAAAATAGTACAAGAGATGCCAAATTTGTTTCTGTAATTACACTTTATTTTCCAAATGGAGAAACACATGTATTTAGGGGAGAAACTGAAGGGAGTATTTCTTATGAATTAAAAGGGAATTTAGGTCATGGATATGATCCAATATTCTATTCTAAAGATTTAAAAATGAATTTTGGTGAAGCAGGTATTGAACTTAAAAATACAGTTAGTCATAGAGGGCGTGCTTTCCAAAAATTAAGAGAATTTTTCAAAAATATGTAG
- a CDS encoding transposase zinc-binding domain-containing protein, translated as MKLTCKSRLCNSCGYYYYIKWTNSITNQLINIPHRHVLFTIPQQFRKFIAYDKTILSKLAADINNIFKYQFHNIHDKKKRKIYIPKSNNKFFTDSDVIYIVSLGGLNKNFIFKKLNYFHVNSIANQ; from the coding sequence ATGAAACTTACTTGTAAATCTAGATTATGTAATTCTTGTGGTTATTATTACTATATTAAATGGACTAACTCCATCACTAATCAATTAATTAATATTCCTCATAGACATGTTCTTTTTACTATTCCTCAACAATTTAGAAAATTTATTGCTTATGATAAAACTATTCTTTCTAAATTAGCTGCTGATATTAATAATATTTTCAAATATCAATTCCATAATATTCATGATAAAAAGAAAAGAAAAATATATATACCTAAATCTAATAATAAATTCTTTACTGATTCTGATGTCATTTATATCGTTTCTCTTGGGGGATTAAACAAAAATTTTATCTTTAAAAAACTTAATTATTTTCATGTTAATTCTATTGCTAATCAATAA